The DNA region CGGTATAAGCTAGTCAAAAATGGTGCATGTAAATGACAAAATGTGTTAATTTGAGAGATTGAAGTTATGGAAGCGAAAAGCAAGAGCATTAATTTAATAGAATTATTAATTCTAGAATCTTTCCAATAATGAATGGCTAACATTAATAGAGGTACAGCAAAAAGGATTTCTTTGGTTCTTGGTCGTACTAAAAATATATTTTCTAAAAGTTCCCTGAAACCAATTTCTAGTTTACCCAAAATCAACATTCCATAATTCCCTGTACGCATTACATAAAACACAAGAAAAACGATTAACAGGACAATTAGAAGCAGATATTTAAAGGTTAAGATTCCACTGAGATATCTATTCAGAACTTGATAAAGGTACTTTATTCTTTTAGGTTTCACAAAAAGGTAAATAGCCAGAAGTAAAATAGGTATAGTGTTAGCTAGTTTTACTCCCCTGAAAGTCCATATCGCAACAAAATAATTATAGTGAAAAAGTAAAGTATTAATAATAATTCCAGTAATGATAGTTGAGATAAAAATGAAAAGTAGTATAGGCAGATATGGCTTTGATTTGTCTGTATTTTTATCGAGTATGTTTTTTATAATAACAAAAACAATTACTGGAGCGATACTCACAGTTAACAGAGCCATTAATTCATTATAAAGTTTGATATTATTTGTTATGAGCGAGAGTAATCCTATAATCAAGGCTGAAAAGATAATTACAAGAGAATCTCTTTTGGTTAAATTAGTTATGAAAAGCTTAATAAACATGATAAACATTAGGCAGACTGCAGCATAGGCAATGATTTGAAAAAAGAAAATATTATTTGTTTGTGGCTTCTTAATATAGTCTATTTGCTTAACGTGAAACCCTTTTTTTGTAATCTTTTCATTTAATTTTTCTACTAAAGTAATTGTTTCTTTATAAGTATTTTCTTTGTTTTCAGAAAACTTAGTTTTGTCTGCAATAATATCAATGTGAATGATTGTTGCATTTCTTTCTGTTATTGCCCTGAATGCTCTATTTAAAAAGTTTTCATTTGTTTTCCCAATAGTCAGATAGTGGATTTTTAAAGCTTTATCTGGGGCACTCATCGCCAAAGACTCTAGCCCTTTGGGTTGAACAAATTCTGTAAAAGCAAAAAACATGTCTTGTTCTTTTAATTTAAGTGCAGTTATTTGAATGTCTTCTTTATAACCTAAGGCTTCATTGCCCTTAAATTTAACTATTTTTATATCTAGTTTGCTTAGGTCTGAAATCTTGGAGGCTATTTGTTCCTCGCTAAAAGCTTCATGATTACTAATTTCTGGTATAACTGATAACTCGTGTTTATAAATAAGTTCAACTTTATTTGGATTGATATCTAAGGAGGTATTTAGCAAGTCTTCTTTTTGGGCAGTTACTTCAAGGATATTCCAGCCTAAGTCTTTGACCCTACTATTGCCTAGCTTAATTTCTAGGTTTCTTTTTGTGTATTCGAAAAGGTTGTTTTCATCAATTATCAGATAATTATATTCTGGTTGCAATTTATATGCTTTGGGTAGTCTGGA from Candidatus Margulisiibacteriota bacterium includes:
- a CDS encoding DUF5693 family protein; this translates as MHILKQLLKNKISILLIICVVACIYPIFNKIVYEKKNTNIEIVLNFDTIKNIYLNSGIYYKEILENLKKAGVTSIILQEDKVQDLIDDGKATLLTGKDILNENRIHVNQYGLIFSRLPKAYKLQPEYNYLIIDENNLFEYTKRNLEIKLGNSRVKDLGWNILEVTAQKEDLLNTSLDINPNKVELIYKHELSVIPEISNHEAFSEEQIASKISDLSKLDIKIVKFKGNEALGYKEDIQITALKLKEQDMFFAFTEFVQPKGLESLAMSAPDKALKIHYLTIGKTNENFLNRAFRAITERNATIIHIDIIADKTKFSENKENTYKETITLVEKLNEKITKKGFHVKQIDYIKKPQTNNIFFFQIIAYAAVCLMFIMFIKLFITNLTKRDSLVIIFSALIIGLLSLITNNIKLYNELMALLTVSIAPVIVFVIIKNILDKNTDKSKPYLPILLFIFISTIITGIIINTLLFHYNYFVAIWTFRGVKLANTIPILLLAIYLFVKPKRIKYLYQVLNRYLSGILTFKYLLLIVLLIVFLVFYVMRTGNYGMLILGKLEIGFRELLENIFLVRPRTKEILFAVPLLMLAIHYWKDSRINNSIKLMLLLFASITSISQINTFCHLHAPFLTSLYRSFLGLILGYGIGLLLIMLIKKLIEITNKISAKIDTWEN